A region from the Anaerolineae bacterium genome encodes:
- a CDS encoding tRNA and rRNA cytosine-C5-methylase — MMSTIEIPPRFLERMQNWLGAEFPAFVSVLQQPPQSGLRLNLLKISIADFLNLSPFVLSPIPWCPEGFFIRGEDRPGKHPYHAAGLYYLQEPSAMAVVELLDPQPGERIIDLAAAPGGKATHIAARLQGQGMLVANDLHSQRAWDLVKNLERWGARNIVVTNEPPHRLADQWGAFFDRVLLDAPCSGEGMFRRSLEARLDWSPEIVRACAVRQSGLLPQAARLVRPGGRLVYSTCTFSPEENEAVVSNFLKGHPDFEPVEIKTRVTFEPAHPEWLGIEADLPHWGGQYRLLPHKGFPEGHFIAVLRRRSGGEWQEVRPFPIRLIPLAQRREIQKWLASLGQVDIDPLRLTLYGRRLYAITPAAIDLGRLRVILPGWFLGEIKKERIEPSHALLLALEGKQIAHRLNLSADHPAVRKYLTGEALQEGMLAENERQVLADKGWLAICVDGYPLGWGRVVDKIIKNHLPKAHRLS; from the coding sequence ATGATGAGCACGATCGAAATTCCCCCGCGCTTTCTCGAACGAATGCAGAATTGGTTAGGGGCAGAATTCCCAGCCTTCGTTTCTGTGTTGCAACAGCCCCCGCAGAGCGGTCTCCGCCTCAATTTGCTAAAAATTTCTATTGCCGATTTCTTGAACCTCTCACCCTTTGTCTTAAGTCCGATTCCGTGGTGTCCGGAGGGCTTTTTTATCCGCGGAGAGGACCGTCCAGGAAAACACCCCTATCATGCAGCCGGGCTGTACTACCTTCAAGAGCCCTCGGCAATGGCCGTCGTGGAACTCCTGGATCCCCAACCCGGCGAGCGCATCATCGATCTCGCTGCGGCGCCTGGTGGTAAGGCGACTCATATTGCTGCCCGCCTCCAGGGACAAGGTATGCTGGTCGCAAACGACCTCCATTCTCAACGGGCATGGGATTTGGTTAAAAATCTTGAGCGCTGGGGTGCCCGCAACATTGTTGTCACCAATGAGCCCCCTCACCGCCTTGCCGATCAATGGGGAGCTTTCTTTGATCGCGTGTTACTGGATGCACCCTGTTCGGGAGAAGGGATGTTTCGGAGAAGTCTGGAAGCGCGCCTGGATTGGTCGCCGGAGATCGTGCGGGCTTGTGCAGTCCGTCAGAGTGGTCTTCTGCCTCAGGCTGCCCGTCTTGTCCGTCCCGGAGGGCGTCTGGTGTATTCCACCTGCACCTTTTCTCCCGAAGAAAACGAAGCGGTGGTTAGCAATTTTTTGAAAGGGCATCCTGATTTTGAGCCCGTGGAGATCAAGACGCGCGTGACCTTTGAGCCAGCTCACCCGGAATGGCTGGGTATTGAAGCCGATTTGCCGCATTGGGGCGGGCAGTATCGCCTTTTACCTCACAAAGGATTCCCTGAAGGCCATTTCATTGCTGTCTTACGCCGGCGCAGCGGCGGTGAATGGCAGGAAGTGCGTCCTTTTCCCATTCGCCTGATCCCCCTTGCCCAACGTCGAGAGATTCAAAAATGGCTTGCCTCCCTCGGTCAGGTCGATATTGATCCTCTGCGCCTGACTCTATATGGTCGTCGCCTCTATGCCATCACTCCTGCAGCGATTGATCTAGGACGTTTACGGGTCATTTTGCCAGGCTGGTTCCTGGGCGAAATCAAAAAAGAGCGCATTGAGCCTTCCCATGCCCTTCTATTAGCCCTTGAGGGAAAACAGATTGCCCATAGGTTGAACTTGAGTGCTGACCATCCAGCCGTAAGGAAATATTTGACTGGTGAAGCATTGCAGGAAGGAATGCTTGCCGAAAATGAGCGCCAGGTCCTGGCTGATAAAGGTTGGCTGGCAATTTGTGTGGACGGTTATCCGCTGGGTTGGGGAAGAGTGGTTGATAAAATCATCAAAAACCACCTGCCTAAAGCTCATCGCCTGAGCTAG
- a CDS encoding Adenosylmethionine-8-amino-7-oxononanoate aminotransferase yields MLDLADEDIVPLSLQHTFWTWSAQGRVSPIPVKQAKGVYFWDIHGKRYLDFNSMTMCVNVGHGEQRVIDAIIQQAQELPYVAPSMASKPRALLGKLLAEITPGDLNRFLFTLGGADANENAIKLARAFTGRHKILARYRSYHGATAGAMAATGDPRRLAWEPNLMGGVVHFLDPYRYRSTFHRTNPEISEEDFCLDYLNHLEEIIQYEGPQTIAAILVETVTGTNGIIIPPAGYLQGVRQLCDRYGILLIADEVMSGFGRTGKWFAVQNWEVVPDLMTMAKGLTSAYAPLGAVAMREEIAEFFRERIFHSGLTYTAHPISLAAAIATIQVMQEDHLVEHAAEMGKVLHRLLNDLGEKHPSVGETRSIGLFGAIELVRNRRTREPLAPFNGSSPEMIAIRQYLLDHGLFLYTHWHTLLIIPPLIITEEQLEEGFTLIDQALSIADEVVEHS; encoded by the coding sequence ATGCTTGATTTAGCCGATGAAGACATTGTTCCTTTGAGCCTCCAGCACACTTTCTGGACGTGGTCTGCCCAGGGGCGCGTTTCGCCCATTCCGGTCAAACAGGCAAAGGGGGTCTATTTTTGGGATATTCACGGAAAACGTTATCTGGATTTCAATTCCATGACCATGTGTGTTAACGTTGGACACGGCGAGCAACGCGTGATCGATGCGATCATCCAGCAAGCTCAAGAGTTGCCTTATGTCGCTCCTTCCATGGCGTCGAAACCGCGTGCCCTGTTGGGAAAATTACTGGCAGAAATCACCCCGGGTGACCTTAACCGCTTTCTCTTCACTCTGGGTGGCGCCGATGCCAATGAGAACGCGATAAAACTCGCGCGCGCTTTTACTGGCAGGCATAAAATTCTGGCTCGCTATCGTTCCTATCATGGTGCAACGGCTGGTGCTATGGCAGCCACCGGAGATCCGCGGCGTCTTGCCTGGGAGCCCAATTTGATGGGAGGTGTGGTGCATTTCCTCGATCCCTATCGCTACCGTTCAACCTTTCACCGCACCAACCCTGAAATCTCTGAGGAAGATTTTTGCCTGGATTACCTGAACCACCTGGAAGAGATCATTCAGTATGAGGGACCGCAAACCATCGCTGCAATTCTCGTTGAGACTGTCACCGGAACGAATGGGATCATTATTCCCCCAGCCGGCTACTTACAGGGTGTGCGCCAATTGTGTGATCGTTATGGTATTTTACTCATAGCCGATGAAGTGATGAGTGGTTTCGGGCGCACTGGCAAATGGTTCGCCGTCCAGAACTGGGAGGTCGTTCCGGATCTGATGACCATGGCAAAAGGATTGACCTCTGCCTATGCGCCGCTCGGTGCGGTTGCCATGCGGGAAGAGATTGCTGAGTTCTTTCGCGAACGAATCTTTCACAGTGGACTAACTTATACCGCCCACCCGATTTCACTGGCAGCCGCAATTGCCACCATCCAGGTGATGCAGGAGGACCATCTGGTTGAACATGCCGCCGAAATGGGAAAGGTTCTGCACCGTTTGTTGAACGATCTCGGTGAAAAACATCCCAGTGTTGGGGAGACGCGTTCCATTGGATTGTTCGGCGCAATTGAACTGGTGCGTAACCGCCGCACGCGAGAGCCCCTGGCGCCATTTAACGGCAGTAGCCCAGAGATGATTGCCATTCGTCAATACCTGCTGGATCATGGGTTATTTCTCTATACCCACTGGCACACCCTATTGATCATCCCACCTCTAATCATTACTGAAGAACAGCTTGAAGAAGGTTTTACACTCATCGACCAGGCTTTGTCCATTGCGGATGAGGTGGTCGAACATTCATGA
- a CDS encoding putative Sensory subunit of low CO2-induced protein complex produces the protein MKKFASLLGSLIVLSLVLAACAPAATPMPEPTATPMPMPTATPMPEPTEAPQTIVDIAVADGRFNTLVQAVQAAGLAETLSGEGQFTVFAPTDDAFAKLPAGTLEALLADPEQLKNILLYHVVAGKVMSDQASSLSEAEMLNGEKVSIKAEMDKLMINDSQVVLADIEASNGVIHVIDTVLLPPQKATIVDIAKEDGRFTTLLAAVEAAGLVDTLNGEGPFTVFAPTDEAFAKLPAGTIDALLQDIPQLSSILLYHVVPGKLMAADVTAVDYLNTAQGESVRIKVEDGKAYINEAQIILTDIEAANGVIHVIDTVILPGKTIVDVAVNDGRFTTLATALQAANLVETLQGDGPFTVFAPTDDAFAKLPAGTIEALLKDIPALTNILTYHVVPGAVKSDQVVNLTSADTVAGKPVSIKVEDGKVYINESQVVIVDIVAKNGIIHVIDTVLLPE, from the coding sequence ATGAAAAAGTTTGCTTCTCTTCTCGGTTCCCTGATTGTTCTAAGCCTCGTGTTGGCAGCCTGTGCTCCAGCAGCTACGCCGATGCCGGAGCCGACAGCCACCCCAATGCCGATGCCAACGGCAACCCCCATGCCCGAGCCGACCGAAGCCCCTCAGACCATTGTGGATATCGCCGTTGCCGACGGGCGCTTTAACACTCTGGTTCAGGCAGTTCAGGCAGCCGGTCTGGCTGAAACTCTGTCCGGTGAAGGACAATTCACCGTTTTTGCCCCAACCGATGATGCCTTCGCAAAGCTGCCTGCCGGCACCCTGGAAGCCCTTTTAGCCGATCCAGAGCAATTAAAGAATATTCTGCTCTACCACGTTGTAGCTGGGAAAGTGATGTCCGATCAAGCCAGTTCGCTCTCCGAAGCGGAGATGCTTAACGGTGAGAAAGTCTCTATCAAGGCAGAAATGGATAAGTTGATGATCAACGACAGCCAGGTAGTGCTTGCGGATATCGAAGCCTCCAATGGTGTCATCCACGTTATTGATACCGTCTTGCTCCCTCCTCAAAAGGCAACCATTGTTGACATCGCTAAGGAGGATGGTCGCTTTACCACCCTGTTGGCCGCCGTTGAAGCAGCCGGTCTGGTGGATACGCTGAATGGCGAAGGCCCCTTCACCGTCTTTGCCCCTACAGATGAGGCATTTGCCAAGTTACCTGCCGGCACAATCGATGCCTTACTGCAAGACATTCCTCAACTCTCCAGCATCCTGCTCTATCATGTCGTACCAGGTAAATTGATGGCAGCCGATGTAACCGCAGTGGATTATCTCAACACAGCGCAGGGCGAATCGGTGCGGATTAAAGTCGAAGATGGAAAAGCCTACATCAACGAAGCCCAAATTATTCTGACCGACATCGAAGCAGCCAATGGGGTAATCCACGTCATTGATACGGTTATTCTGCCGGGCAAGACGATCGTTGATGTAGCCGTCAATGATGGACGCTTCACAACTTTAGCTACTGCCTTACAAGCAGCCAATCTGGTCGAGACTCTGCAAGGGGATGGACCCTTCACCGTCTTTGCCCCGACCGATGATGCCTTCGCAAAGCTGCCTGCCGGTACGATTGAAGCACTCCTGAAAGACATTCCTGCTCTAACCAACATCCTGACCTATCATGTAGTTCCTGGAGCAGTCAAGTCCGATCAGGTGGTCAATTTGACCAGCGCAGATACGGTTGCGGGCAAGCCGGTCTCAATCAAAGTAGAAGACGGCAAGGTCTATATCAATGAATCTCAGGTAGTTATTGTCGATATCGTTGCCAAGAACGGGATTATTCACGTCATTGACACGGTTTTGCTGCCAGAATAA
- a CDS encoding diguanylate cyclase/phosphodiesterase (GGDEF & EAL domains) with PAS/PAC sensor(s), with protein MAAGYLKHPPYRILIIEDDPSLRGGLAETLREASMEVVETTTVENAIERIKTIRPQLILLSDSLLQAQSGQLGQRLRAEASPTRPLIILLGTYKTSSETQAGGLECGADSYILRSTPMREFVARIEALANLQALEEKASNLNRALRAIRNVNQLIVREKDRGTLLQKTCNILTEHSGYFNAWIVTFDSEGQVERVFEAGSGEAFAEIHQRSRRGELSVIEQRAREQKEVVFVADACSVFAASPLAKHFEGHAAMSVSIRYSERLYGVLTVTLYNEVAAEAEEQSLLKEVATDLGFALHKLELEEQQARLAQVLSESEEKYRLLAETTPDIIIVHDMQGVIQYVNQAGLNFAGFRAEEVIGRKIAEFIPPEFLPYLEQRHQERSAGKLQTFKYEIEFINKIGQRVLMEVHSTPLQREGKAAEILIVARDITERRAAEQQIRESRRRLVTLMNNLPGMAYRCQNDPEWTMEFVSDGCLELTGYSAEALTGNRERSYASLIHPEDRALVWDEVQKALAERKPFQITYRILTADGKEKWVWEKGEGIFDEAGTVIALEGFITDISERIAYEKNLQLRMEQLDALSRACQIVTASLDLEQVLQEIVTLAKRLTQADYGGIVLVNEFGRVGQHAEDHIGYSSLRYSIRPDGITHWVLNNQKIAVGDSVSADGRIEPPLGEGAPQTVNPALVAAAIRSFISLPLRVKGHNLGVLHLYSKRPSNFSQMEPLLIAFASQAAIAIDNAYQFRSAQQRLERLTSMRQIDQAISSSLDLRLILDILLSHVLTRLQVDAAAVLLYHPETQSLHFTAGQGFRTSALQHSQIRLGKGFAGVAALERRIVSVTEAEKLAKAFDRSLNFQDERFQAYLGVPLIAKGEVIGVLEIYQRRPIDPSPEWMTFLETLAGQAAIAIDNIRLFNALQNTNLQLLQAYDATIEGWAKALEFRDMETEGHSRRVVEMCLKLARRLGMEDQQLPDLRRGALLHDIGKMAIPDAILQKPGPLNEDEWKLMRQHPLFAFQMLKDIPFLQSALDIPYCHHEKWDGSGYPRGLKGEEIPLAARIFAVVDVWDALTSDRPYRRAWRNEQALRYLQDQKGKHFDPRVVDAFLALLREEY; from the coding sequence ATGGCTGCAGGGTATTTGAAGCATCCACCTTATCGGATTCTCATTATCGAGGATGACCCCTCTTTGCGCGGTGGTCTGGCTGAAACGCTGCGCGAAGCCTCCATGGAGGTAGTTGAAACAACCACCGTTGAGAATGCCATTGAGCGAATCAAAACCATCCGACCGCAATTAATCCTGCTCAGCGATAGCCTCCTTCAAGCTCAAAGCGGTCAGCTTGGACAACGCCTCAGGGCAGAAGCCAGCCCAACACGTCCGTTGATCATCTTATTGGGCACCTATAAGACTTCTTCTGAGACGCAAGCCGGTGGATTGGAATGTGGGGCGGATAGTTATATTCTGCGCTCGACCCCCATGCGGGAATTCGTCGCGCGCATCGAAGCGCTTGCCAACCTCCAGGCCCTGGAGGAAAAAGCCAGCAACCTCAATCGGGCATTACGGGCTATCCGGAATGTAAATCAACTGATTGTGCGTGAAAAAGACCGCGGGACGCTGTTGCAAAAGACCTGCAACATCCTAACGGAACACAGCGGTTATTTCAATGCCTGGATTGTTACTTTTGACTCGGAGGGACAAGTAGAGCGAGTTTTCGAAGCTGGCAGTGGGGAAGCATTTGCTGAAATCCACCAGCGCTCGCGACGGGGTGAACTCAGTGTGATCGAGCAGCGAGCCAGGGAACAGAAAGAAGTGGTCTTCGTGGCGGATGCCTGCTCTGTTTTTGCTGCCTCTCCTCTGGCAAAGCATTTCGAGGGACACGCTGCCATGAGTGTTTCGATCCGTTATAGTGAGCGGCTTTATGGTGTTTTAACCGTTACGCTCTACAACGAGGTAGCCGCTGAGGCAGAAGAACAATCTCTTCTCAAAGAAGTGGCAACCGATCTGGGTTTTGCGTTGCATAAACTGGAACTGGAAGAACAGCAAGCCCGGCTGGCGCAGGTATTATCCGAGTCCGAAGAAAAATATCGTTTACTCGCCGAGACAACCCCGGATATCATTATCGTCCACGATATGCAGGGCGTGATTCAATATGTTAACCAGGCTGGATTGAATTTTGCCGGTTTTCGAGCGGAGGAAGTCATTGGACGCAAGATAGCTGAGTTCATTCCTCCAGAGTTCCTGCCATATCTGGAGCAACGACATCAAGAGCGTTCTGCTGGCAAGCTGCAAACCTTTAAGTATGAGATTGAATTCATCAATAAAATCGGGCAACGGGTACTCATGGAAGTGCACTCCACACCGTTACAGCGCGAGGGGAAAGCCGCAGAGATTCTGATTGTTGCCCGAGATATTACGGAGAGAAGAGCCGCCGAACAGCAGATTCGGGAGAGCCGCCGCCGTCTGGTAACCCTGATGAACAATTTGCCGGGCATGGCATATCGCTGCCAGAACGACCCTGAATGGACGATGGAATTTGTGAGTGATGGTTGTCTGGAGTTAACCGGCTACTCCGCTGAGGCATTGACGGGCAACCGGGAGCGCTCCTATGCCAGCCTGATCCACCCTGAAGATCGAGCGCTGGTTTGGGATGAGGTGCAGAAAGCGCTGGCGGAAAGAAAGCCTTTCCAGATAACTTACCGAATTTTGACCGCCGACGGCAAGGAAAAGTGGGTTTGGGAGAAAGGCGAGGGCATCTTTGATGAGGCGGGAACAGTGATAGCCCTGGAGGGTTTTATTACCGACATCAGCGAGCGAATTGCTTACGAAAAGAATTTGCAACTCAGGATGGAACAATTAGACGCTCTCTCCAGAGCCTGTCAGATTGTCACTGCCTCCCTCGATCTCGAACAGGTGCTTCAGGAAATCGTCACCTTAGCCAAGCGTCTCACGCAGGCGGATTATGGAGGAATTGTATTGGTCAACGAATTCGGTCGAGTTGGCCAGCACGCAGAAGACCACATCGGTTATTCCTCCCTGCGCTATAGTATTCGCCCGGATGGCATAACACATTGGGTGCTGAACAACCAGAAGATTGCTGTCGGGGATTCGGTCTCGGCGGATGGTCGCATCGAGCCACCCCTTGGAGAGGGAGCACCGCAAACGGTCAATCCAGCCCTGGTCGCAGCCGCGATTCGCTCCTTTATAAGCTTGCCGCTCAGGGTTAAGGGGCATAACTTAGGCGTATTGCATCTATACAGCAAACGCCCTTCAAATTTCAGCCAGATGGAGCCGCTTTTGATCGCCTTTGCCAGTCAGGCTGCGATTGCCATCGATAATGCCTATCAGTTCCGCTCAGCGCAGCAAAGGCTGGAGCGCTTGACTTCGATGCGCCAGATTGACCAGGCGATCAGCAGTAGCCTTGATTTACGCCTGATCCTCGACATTCTTCTCAGCCACGTTTTGACCCGTCTCCAGGTGGATGCTGCTGCCGTGCTTCTCTATCATCCTGAGACGCAGAGTTTGCACTTTACTGCCGGTCAGGGTTTCAGAACCTCGGCTCTTCAACATAGCCAGATTCGCTTGGGAAAGGGTTTTGCCGGTGTGGCAGCGCTGGAGCGCCGGATTGTATCAGTTACCGAAGCTGAGAAACTGGCTAAAGCGTTTGATCGTTCTCTAAACTTTCAGGATGAACGTTTCCAGGCTTATCTGGGTGTGCCCTTGATTGCGAAAGGAGAGGTCATCGGTGTGTTGGAAATTTATCAGCGTCGTCCGATCGATCCATCCCCGGAGTGGATGACGTTTTTGGAAACCTTAGCCGGGCAGGCAGCCATTGCCATCGACAATATCCGCCTCTTTAATGCTTTGCAAAATACGAACCTGCAACTCCTGCAAGCCTACGATGCGACCATTGAGGGCTGGGCAAAGGCGTTGGAATTTCGCGATATGGAAACCGAAGGGCACAGCCGGCGAGTAGTTGAGATGTGCTTGAAGCTTGCCCGTCGTTTGGGTATGGAGGATCAGCAGTTGCCGGATCTGCGGCGAGGAGCTCTGCTCCACGACATTGGCAAGATGGCTATCCCGGACGCCATTCTTCAAAAACCTGGTCCTTTGAACGAAGACGAATGGAAATTGATGCGCCAACACCCTCTGTTTGCTTTCCAGATGCTCAAAGACATTCCCTTCTTGCAATCTGCTCTGGACATCCCCTATTGCCATCACGAAAAGTGGGATGGCAGCGGCTACCCGCGCGGCTTGAAAGGTGAAGAGATACCCCTGGCGGCGCGCATATTCGCAGTTGTAGATGTCTGGGATGCCCTGACCAGCGACCGTCCCTACCGCCGGGCATGGCGCAACGAGCAGGCTCTCAGGTACTTACAAGATCAAAAAGGCAAACATTTTGATCCACGCGTTGTTGATGCGTTTTTGGCGCTGCTCAGAGAAGAATATTAA
- a CDS encoding cytochrome c family protein encodes MPFSLLEDKRKTVLSSATNEWFATAATCVPCHQNIKDSRGMEYAPARRWRASMMANSARDPYFGASLAIELEKSPQYAREIEEKCATCHTPMARYSALARGHSISLVGDQSIYDSQHPDHLLAMDGVSCTVCHQIPPLREANVRVSGDLAIDLTTPYGNRPLYGPFPMSRQSISIMAGGSGYEPVESQHLRQSSLCATCHELYLHFIQADGSLSQGKETFPEQTPYSEWLHSEYLDQQSCQDCHLTRAEEALPISHITSQNRYQGISLHNFLGGNVYMLTMLNNFAGELGVEADTSHFRDVIAETMDFLNSRTARLEILNPQIQDGILTFELSVSNLSGHKFPTGFPSRRAWLHIIVTDAKGKIIFESGGFDRQGMILENDNDLDPARFEPHYERITSPQEVQIYENIMHNVQEEVTTVQLHAAGYLKDNRLLPLGFDKAGVPAHIRVVGEALNDNNFVAGGDSLTVQVDVSQAELPLQLRGEFLYQTIGYRWAKNVIAASSPLATTFARYWQETPALPILLAAQSLEIVR; translated from the coding sequence CGATGGCGTGCTTCGATGATGGCAAATTCTGCCCGTGACCCCTATTTTGGAGCAAGTCTGGCAATTGAATTAGAAAAATCACCCCAATACGCCAGGGAGATCGAGGAAAAATGCGCTACCTGCCATACCCCAATGGCACGCTACAGTGCGCTTGCCAGAGGGCATTCTATTTCCTTAGTTGGAGATCAAAGTATCTATGACTCCCAACATCCCGATCACCTCCTGGCGATGGACGGCGTCTCTTGCACAGTTTGCCATCAGATTCCTCCCTTGAGAGAAGCAAATGTAAGAGTTAGCGGTGACCTGGCAATCGACTTAACCACCCCCTACGGCAACAGACCGTTATATGGGCCTTTCCCGATGTCTCGCCAGAGCATTTCGATCATGGCTGGAGGTTCGGGATATGAACCGGTTGAAAGTCAACATTTGCGCCAGTCTTCGTTATGTGCTACCTGTCACGAATTGTATCTTCATTTCATTCAAGCAGATGGCTCGTTGAGTCAGGGAAAAGAGACCTTTCCCGAGCAAACACCCTATAGCGAATGGTTGCACTCTGAGTATCTAGATCAGCAGTCTTGCCAGGATTGTCACCTCACCAGAGCCGAGGAAGCCTTACCGATCTCTCATATCACCTCTCAAAACCGTTACCAGGGCATTTCTTTGCATAATTTCCTGGGTGGTAATGTTTATATGCTGACGATGCTGAATAACTTTGCTGGCGAACTGGGCGTCGAGGCAGATACCAGCCATTTCCGCGACGTGATCGCGGAAACAATGGACTTTTTAAACTCACGCACAGCCAGGCTCGAAATCCTGAACCCTCAGATCCAGGATGGAATTCTTACATTCGAACTCTCGGTCTCTAACCTGAGTGGACATAAATTCCCAACCGGTTTTCCTTCCCGCAGGGCGTGGCTTCATATTATCGTCACCGATGCGAAAGGTAAGATAATTTTCGAGTCAGGCGGGTTTGACAGGCAAGGGATGATTTTGGAAAACGATAACGATCTTGACCCTGCCCGCTTTGAACCTCATTATGAACGCATCACATCGCCTCAAGAAGTTCAAATTTATGAGAACATCATGCACAACGTCCAGGAGGAAGTGACCACGGTACAACTTCACGCGGCTGGATACCTGAAAGACAACCGCTTATTGCCTCTGGGCTTTGATAAAGCCGGTGTGCCAGCCCACATCCGGGTTGTTGGAGAGGCTTTGAATGACAATAACTTCGTTGCGGGTGGGGATTCACTAACCGTACAGGTAGATGTCAGTCAGGCTGAACTACCCCTGCAGCTCCGAGGGGAATTTTTGTATCAAACAATCGGTTACCGGTGGGCAAAAAATGTCATTGCGGCTTCCAGCCCTCTGGCGACAACCTTTGCCCGTTACTGGCAAGAGACTCCCGCACTCCCTATCCTTCTTGCAGCGCAATCCCTTGAGATCGTGCGTTAA